One segment of Pseudomonas pohangensis DNA contains the following:
- a CDS encoding AAA family ATPase: MSHYGFAGSKTTARNFAERASYYEKKLGEMRALQEQRIALGEDVSVLTEEIAQADALLAVALGDLEDEAKSGREDYFFKMGADTLDSQISGPLAERLGLGSEPQPGDYMALYRGINPRTSEIYLEKTRSDAIENDIAKAEIEKAAKREAKNSGEGVESIRLTLAEADVGDKKEQVLGHSSCVSLQKSLSMYWATAPEQERVIIQEALLQAVTDAGNYEQARGYVGGRLGAGGSEFVAGEGMVLEYLHCTSRVEKGHERPDPQLHVHRERPNVVRLPGGAMRTLDGGELYKRQKEFGAVVDVALASKLQQRLPHLAAALEVDHAGHGLKLNEGTISRERVLGSSKRGQGITAKAVELGMDGAAATEAIAVRGRSSKQEEVGEDIFDHWRDEIGEIELVQSSTQELTMPTILQVQEMLFKGSSVISDHHLDFVAAQLTIGKGGIEQIALTREALIKQLCIVEIPPRFDENGELVRGGKKYTTGEMIRIESDCLKAAVAGMENERWAINPELVESIIQRYELEKQATQKPEDRRFRLTDEQREAAFKLTGNGQYNFLQGAAGVGKSATLAPVFRAFGEAFAAKGHRCIGVAPQNKQASELEKSTGIKSRTVHSLLMNHEKAAEAQAKGERFNPQNLVQPCDVIVCDEAGTLDTFTLHALVSVCQDRQAKLVMVGDRRQMESVGTAPMFGLLSDAMGGNLARIESIARQKEEFKPVAQALYEGKIPQALKAMESKDQIRIFREDVNEADELVKAALADAQTARKGWEDLLILADTNAQVGSLNDKFRDKLIADGSLDPEKQIEIETVDLQGYARALSVTPGDRLLLRKNAKDAEKLPVSNGDLGTVLSVREIVEIIDEKEVRDIELMIRRDDGETARIRNSEYQAIQHGWAMTTTKCQGMTVDRSYYLPSDMTHMRALYVAYTRGREGGFVYANETRWAEIKKGVERFSEKETALSLMPAMRQSIEAAAQTNQKLVLTAQAVTVEGRLSKGGERFQMPGQTPEPESPDRKIQVIPNAPDDIERAKALGKTIVTEDQLCDPKFELPDDGRAVAVALNPAPPIPAVQDTELKKATVTYLPTPENRGHSANLLDRMQSAAPLVNRTKYFMPEPMEANHEKTRHAGSLTRSERVNRRTERSAAAGSGDSRVSGSLGTYERDITPRVSEARFQTVANLGRPVGFPPQDGMRRLSERSLAPDSGMGREGLLPGNALADRQPSAGVRRSIHPDAVKQEKPVSDKPRKYPIDKAGAQRETDGMKRNVDLVGYAQHLGYEVDKTASYKGHTVVRGHGEAKIDIYAGKDGNWAWSDRKSGKGGDIFKLKQFTDGGDFKVAKDDVREYLAAPTPVALQKTVAPSVEQPKEKAERIEQGTAKAKRDLEFMGRNDAYLRSRGLSAETLDETRWKSNRYGSATFSHVGADGKACGYEYRGESAKGFSKDTEKGVYVANKTITNPTEIRFCEGGVDTLSAYQLATPEERQTILFVGTAVQTGENTEKAIIALAQRNNIQKFSTLYNQDQAGDNLTAQRHERLAQQFPDAQITDLRDEVGLQKGEDMNLLLNRLNREALELEKSQQLAAQAAPEPAHAEKKAEPTQDAQKPEEQDQNPAKGKAADSAAEPDPDEPTQSRGRSM; this comes from the coding sequence GTGAGCCATTACGGATTCGCGGGATCTAAGACCACTGCCCGCAACTTTGCTGAGCGAGCTTCTTACTATGAGAAGAAGCTGGGCGAGATGCGTGCGCTGCAAGAGCAGCGCATTGCGCTGGGCGAAGATGTGTCCGTATTGACCGAGGAAATCGCCCAAGCGGACGCCTTGCTTGCAGTTGCCCTGGGCGATTTGGAGGATGAGGCGAAGTCGGGCCGGGAGGATTACTTTTTCAAAATGGGTGCTGACACCCTGGATAGCCAGATCAGCGGCCCACTGGCCGAACGCCTTGGCTTGGGAAGTGAGCCTCAGCCCGGCGACTATATGGCGCTGTATCGCGGCATTAACCCGCGCACCTCAGAGATTTACCTAGAAAAAACGCGCTCTGATGCCATTGAGAACGATATTGCGAAAGCAGAAATCGAAAAGGCGGCAAAACGAGAAGCTAAAAATTCGGGGGAGGGTGTTGAGTCAATTCGTCTGACATTGGCTGAAGCTGATGTTGGAGATAAAAAGGAGCAGGTACTTGGCCACTCAAGCTGCGTATCGCTCCAGAAAAGCTTGAGCATGTACTGGGCCACAGCGCCTGAGCAAGAGCGGGTCATCATCCAAGAAGCATTGCTGCAGGCCGTAACAGACGCTGGTAATTACGAGCAAGCACGCGGCTATGTTGGCGGGCGATTAGGCGCTGGCGGTAGCGAGTTCGTGGCAGGCGAGGGCATGGTGCTTGAGTACCTGCACTGCACCTCTCGCGTTGAAAAAGGCCATGAAAGGCCAGATCCACAGCTTCACGTCCACCGAGAGCGGCCCAACGTGGTTCGCTTGCCCGGTGGAGCGATGCGAACGCTGGATGGCGGCGAGCTATACAAGCGGCAGAAAGAGTTTGGCGCAGTCGTAGATGTGGCGCTGGCATCCAAGCTTCAGCAGCGTCTACCACACCTTGCAGCAGCGCTTGAGGTAGATCATGCCGGGCATGGCCTGAAGCTAAACGAAGGCACGATCAGTCGAGAGCGAGTTCTTGGCTCCTCAAAGCGCGGCCAAGGGATCACGGCAAAAGCGGTCGAGCTTGGGATGGACGGCGCCGCCGCCACCGAAGCCATCGCAGTTCGCGGGCGAAGCTCAAAGCAGGAAGAAGTTGGTGAAGACATCTTCGACCATTGGCGAGATGAAATCGGCGAGATCGAGTTGGTTCAAAGCAGCACCCAAGAGCTGACCATGCCAACCATCCTGCAAGTCCAGGAAATGCTGTTTAAGGGCAGCAGCGTTATCAGCGACCATCACCTTGATTTCGTGGCCGCTCAGCTCACCATTGGAAAAGGCGGCATCGAGCAGATCGCTTTAACCCGCGAAGCCCTTATCAAGCAACTTTGCATTGTCGAGATCCCGCCACGTTTCGACGAAAACGGCGAACTGGTGCGTGGCGGGAAGAAGTACACGACCGGCGAAATGATCCGCATCGAATCCGACTGCTTAAAAGCCGCAGTTGCCGGCATGGAGAACGAGCGCTGGGCGATCAACCCTGAGCTAGTCGAAAGCATCATCCAACGCTATGAGCTGGAAAAGCAGGCGACACAGAAGCCGGAGGATCGACGTTTCCGGTTGACCGACGAGCAGCGCGAGGCGGCTTTCAAACTCACTGGTAACGGTCAGTACAACTTCCTGCAAGGCGCGGCGGGCGTAGGTAAGTCCGCAACGCTAGCACCGGTATTCCGGGCATTTGGCGAAGCCTTTGCTGCCAAAGGGCACCGCTGCATCGGCGTAGCGCCTCAAAACAAGCAGGCCAGCGAGCTTGAGAAATCCACGGGCATTAAGTCGCGCACCGTTCACAGCCTGCTAATGAATCACGAGAAAGCCGCCGAGGCGCAAGCCAAGGGCGAGCGCTTCAACCCTCAAAATCTGGTTCAGCCATGTGACGTAATCGTTTGCGACGAAGCTGGCACCTTGGACACCTTTACCCTCCATGCGCTCGTAAGCGTCTGCCAGGACCGCCAGGCCAAGCTGGTGATGGTTGGCGACCGCCGCCAGATGGAATCGGTGGGCACCGCGCCCATGTTCGGCCTTTTGTCCGACGCCATGGGCGGCAACTTGGCACGCATCGAGTCGATCGCTCGCCAGAAAGAAGAATTCAAGCCCGTCGCCCAGGCGCTTTATGAAGGGAAAATCCCCCAAGCGCTAAAGGCTATGGAGAGCAAAGACCAGATCCGGATTTTTCGCGAGGACGTAAACGAAGCCGACGAGCTGGTTAAAGCAGCCCTTGCTGATGCACAGACGGCCCGCAAGGGTTGGGAAGACCTACTGATTCTGGCTGACACCAACGCCCAGGTGGGCAGTCTCAACGATAAGTTTCGAGATAAGCTTATCGCTGACGGCTCGCTTGACCCTGAAAAGCAGATCGAGATCGAAACCGTTGACCTGCAGGGTTACGCGCGCGCGCTCAGTGTTACCCCAGGTGATCGGCTGCTGCTGCGTAAAAACGCCAAGGATGCCGAGAAGTTGCCCGTCAGCAACGGCGACCTTGGCACTGTATTGAGTGTGCGTGAAATCGTCGAAATCATCGACGAAAAGGAAGTGCGCGACATTGAGTTGATGATCCGCCGCGACGACGGCGAGACGGCCCGGATTCGTAATAGCGAATACCAGGCGATCCAGCACGGCTGGGCCATGACCACAACTAAATGCCAGGGCATGACGGTAGATCGAAGCTACTACCTACCCTCCGATATGACCCACATGCGGGCGCTCTATGTTGCCTACACGCGAGGCCGGGAGGGCGGCTTTGTCTACGCCAACGAAACCCGCTGGGCAGAGATTAAAAAAGGGGTCGAGCGATTCAGTGAGAAGGAAACAGCCCTCTCTCTCATGCCGGCCATGCGCCAAAGCATCGAAGCTGCCGCGCAAACCAATCAAAAATTGGTGCTCACCGCTCAAGCCGTGACCGTGGAAGGTCGCCTGAGTAAAGGTGGAGAGCGCTTCCAGATGCCAGGGCAAACCCCTGAGCCTGAGAGTCCAGATCGCAAAATTCAGGTAATCCCCAATGCCCCTGACGATATTGAGCGTGCCAAAGCTCTTGGCAAAACCATCGTCACCGAAGATCAGTTGTGCGACCCGAAATTTGAGCTGCCTGACGACGGCAGAGCCGTTGCAGTTGCGCTGAATCCAGCCCCGCCGATTCCGGCGGTGCAGGACACTGAGCTTAAAAAGGCAACGGTCACCTACTTGCCCACTCCTGAAAATCGCGGCCATTCAGCGAACCTGCTTGATCGCATGCAAAGCGCCGCGCCGCTAGTGAATCGCACCAAATACTTTATGCCAGAGCCGATGGAGGCCAACCATGAGAAAACCAGACACGCTGGCTCACTCACCCGAAGCGAGCGAGTTAACCGACGAACTGAACGATCTGCTGCCGCCGGATCAGGAGATTCCAGAGTTTCCGGAAGTCTCGGCACCTACGAGCGCGACATTACCCCGCGCGTCTCTGAAGCCCGGTTCCAAACCGTCGCCAACCTTGGAAGGCCTGTTGGGTTCCCGCCCCAAGACGGTATGCGACGGTTGTCCGAACGGAGTCTGGCACCAGACTCAGGAATGGGACGTGAGGGTTTATTGCCGGGTAATGCACTCGCTGATCGACAGCCTTCTGCTGGAGTGCGACGGTCGATTCATCCAGATGCAGTGAAGCAGGAGAAGCCTGTGAGCGATAAGCCACGCAAGTACCCGATCGACAAGGCCGGTGCGCAGCGCGAAACGGACGGCATGAAACGCAACGTCGATTTGGTCGGCTATGCGCAGCATCTCGGGTATGAGGTTGATAAAACGGCTTCATATAAAGGCCATACCGTTGTGCGTGGACATGGTGAGGCGAAGATCGATATCTATGCCGGTAAAGACGGGAATTGGGCGTGGAGCGATCGCAAGTCCGGCAAGGGCGGCGACATCTTCAAGCTCAAGCAGTTCACCGACGGGGGCGATTTCAAAGTGGCCAAGGATGACGTGCGTGAATACTTGGCGGCACCCACTCCGGTAGCGCTTCAGAAAACGGTGGCTCCATCGGTTGAGCAGCCCAAAGAGAAGGCCGAGCGTATCGAGCAAGGCACTGCCAAAGCAAAGCGGGATCTTGAATTTATGGGGCGCAACGACGCCTATCTGCGCTCTCGTGGCTTGAGTGCTGAAACGCTTGATGAAACTCGATGGAAATCGAACCGGTACGGTTCAGCCACTTTCTCGCATGTAGGGGCTGACGGAAAGGCATGCGGTTACGAGTACCGTGGCGAGTCGGCCAAGGGCTTCTCCAAAGACACCGAAAAAGGCGTCTACGTCGCCAACAAAACCATCACCAACCCGACTGAAATTCGTTTCTGTGAGGGTGGTGTAGACACCCTCAGCGCCTACCAGCTAGCCACTCCAGAAGAGCGCCAAACCATCCTGTTCGTCGGCACTGCCGTCCAAACTGGCGAGAACACAGAGAAAGCCATTATCGCGTTGGCTCAGCGCAACAACATTCAGAAATTCTCGACGCTCTACAACCAAGACCAAGCGGGTGACAACCTCACCGCTCAGCGGCATGAGCGCCTTGCGCAGCAGTTCCCGGATGCACAGATCACCGATCTGCGTGACGAAGTGGGCCTGCAAAAAGGTGAAGACATGAACCTTTTGCTGAATCGCCTCAACCGCGAAGCCCTCGAACTCGAAAAATCCCAACAGCTCGCCGCCCAGGCTGCGCCTGAGCCGGCCCACGCCGAGAAAAAGGCCGAGCCAACCCAAGACGCTCAAAAGCCTGAAGAGCAAGATCAAAATCCGGCTAAAGGGAAGGCGGCGGATTCAGCAGCCGAACCTGATCCAGACGAGCCAACGCAGTCGCGAGGGAGATCCATGTGA
- a CDS encoding condensin complex protein MksE, with product MTNQPATLYVGRMPRLGELFKLFNAGRHLNRVAEPALWAELEQEQEQYQALFSSLGYQLRVDARGFAWFHFDNANSAVNVTTRQLALLLMLIFEHMSDQGLHLGRFGDWILDRDLLVALMERSHDLLQAEGLDEQNLAGLLDRACNYCLAEVASGGWRLLPAVWRYLDHFESLAAKPHDADDAESEVVLTEQTDDEGEEP from the coding sequence ATGACCAATCAACCGGCCACCTTGTATGTGGGGCGAATGCCGCGCTTGGGTGAGCTTTTTAAACTGTTCAATGCCGGCAGGCACTTGAATCGAGTTGCTGAGCCTGCACTTTGGGCTGAACTGGAGCAGGAGCAAGAACAATACCAGGCTCTTTTCAGCAGCCTTGGTTATCAGTTGCGCGTAGATGCACGCGGTTTTGCCTGGTTTCACTTTGACAACGCCAATAGCGCGGTCAACGTCACCACTCGCCAACTGGCCTTGCTGCTTATGCTGATCTTTGAACACATGTCTGATCAGGGGCTGCATCTGGGGCGTTTTGGTGACTGGATACTGGATCGAGACCTGCTTGTTGCACTCATGGAGCGCAGTCATGACTTGCTACAGGCTGAAGGCCTGGATGAGCAGAATTTGGCGGGCCTGCTTGATCGTGCCTGCAATTACTGTCTTGCCGAAGTGGCCAGTGGCGGTTGGCGCCTTCTGCCAGCTGTATGGCGTTACCTCGATCATTTCGAGTCACTGGCTGCCAAGCCGCACGATGCCGATGACGCAGAGTCCGAGGTGGTGCTGACTGAGCAAACTGATGATGAAGGTGAAGAGCCATGA
- a CDS encoding ATP-binding protein produces the protein MTVTHHPRYLQQQVLDALSDTPVVCILGPRQVGKTTLARQLQPERSYVSFDDATLLAAARYDPIGFVAGLPQQVILDEVQRVPELLSAIKLSVDNDRRPGRFVLTGSANLLLLPGVQESLAGRMEVIYLNPLSEQEKQHSQHSLIESLLSGQIRPAISGLQSPVSGVAEAVVWGGYPEPNTRTEPRARQWFRQYLNAIIQRDVQDIANIRDGDELLRLLQLIALRTGSLINISNLAQDTGLQRDTIGRYLSVLERLFLIRTLPAWHRNAAKRLIKAPKIHIVDSGLGCALANLKTADWHRPDNAFGGMLESFVVQQLICQAGWVDNELRFSHYRDKDQLEVDLVIEQDDRLWGVEIKKAASVQGKDGRGLARLAEQAGHSWQGGILLYTGTSTLPLSLIPNAFAVPMDQLWTAIPNSLS, from the coding sequence GTGACCGTCACACACCACCCGAGATATCTGCAGCAGCAGGTACTGGACGCACTGAGCGACACTCCAGTCGTCTGCATTCTTGGGCCGCGCCAGGTTGGAAAAACCACATTGGCCCGCCAGCTGCAACCAGAGCGTTCGTATGTCTCTTTCGACGACGCCACGCTGCTCGCTGCCGCCCGCTATGACCCGATTGGCTTCGTAGCCGGTCTGCCGCAGCAGGTCATCCTCGATGAAGTGCAGCGGGTGCCTGAGCTGCTGTCCGCCATCAAACTGTCCGTGGATAACGACCGACGCCCTGGGCGCTTCGTCCTCACCGGTTCGGCCAACCTGTTGTTGCTGCCCGGCGTGCAAGAATCACTGGCCGGTCGCATGGAAGTGATCTACCTCAACCCGCTGTCCGAGCAGGAAAAACAGCACAGCCAACATTCCCTGATCGAAAGCCTGCTGTCCGGTCAGATAAGGCCGGCCATCAGCGGCCTGCAATCGCCGGTTTCCGGCGTTGCCGAGGCCGTGGTGTGGGGCGGTTATCCGGAGCCCAACACGCGAACCGAACCGCGTGCCCGGCAATGGTTCCGTCAGTATCTGAATGCCATCATCCAGCGCGATGTGCAGGATATCGCCAATATCCGCGATGGCGATGAACTGCTGCGCCTGCTTCAGCTCATCGCCTTGCGCACCGGCAGCCTGATCAACATCAGCAACCTGGCCCAGGACACAGGCCTGCAGCGCGACACCATCGGCCGCTACCTCTCGGTACTTGAGCGTCTGTTCCTGATACGAACACTGCCCGCCTGGCACCGCAATGCCGCCAAGCGCCTGATTAAGGCACCGAAGATCCACATCGTCGACTCCGGTCTGGGCTGCGCGCTGGCCAACCTGAAAACCGCCGATTGGCACCGCCCCGACAATGCCTTTGGCGGCATGCTGGAGAGCTTCGTCGTACAGCAATTGATCTGCCAGGCCGGTTGGGTCGACAACGAACTGCGCTTCTCCCATTACCGCGACAAGGACCAGCTCGAAGTCGATCTGGTCATCGAGCAGGACGACCGCTTGTGGGGCGTGGAGATCAAGAAGGCCGCTTCCGTGCAGGGCAAGGATGGCCGTGGTCTGGCCCGTCTGGCCGAACAGGCTGGCCACAGTTGGCAGGGCGGAATTTTACTCTATACCGGTACCAGTACGTTGCCCCTGTCTCTCATTCCGAATGCTTTTGCCGTTCCTATGGATCAGCTGTGGACGGCCATCCCCAATTCACTGAGTTAG
- a CDS encoding S24 family peptidase: protein MNITDRMTELLQARGVKPREVRRTLSNACGITYEAVRQWFAGDTANIKNEHLMSIALAFRTSVDWLLTGNGQRDFSTFKGSAAAEPLHEDAPRDTTGDEYFHRDDGLIPIFGTAKLEENGYFESVDFPATPENGFVRITSVDSGAYALKVIGDALQPRIRSGEFVLIEPNNPYITAGEEVLVQVDDGSLAKSMIKIFKDKQDGLFHFFCINGAHPPLTIDESSVIKMHLISAIINPSRYLPA, encoded by the coding sequence ATGAACATAACAGACCGAATGACAGAATTATTGCAGGCGCGCGGCGTAAAGCCGCGAGAAGTTCGGCGCACGTTGTCGAATGCTTGCGGAATCACCTATGAAGCGGTGCGCCAATGGTTCGCTGGGGATACTGCAAACATAAAGAATGAGCACCTCATGAGTATTGCTTTGGCGTTCAGAACTTCAGTTGACTGGCTCTTAACTGGAAATGGCCAGCGGGATTTTTCGACGTTCAAGGGCAGTGCTGCCGCGGAGCCATTACATGAAGATGCACCTAGAGACACCACCGGGGATGAATACTTCCACCGCGATGACGGATTGATACCTATATTTGGTACTGCAAAGCTAGAGGAAAATGGCTATTTCGAGTCTGTTGACTTTCCAGCAACCCCTGAAAATGGATTTGTTCGAATAACCAGCGTCGACAGTGGCGCTTACGCCCTTAAAGTTATTGGAGATGCACTTCAGCCGCGCATCCGAAGTGGTGAATTTGTGCTGATTGAGCCAAATAATCCCTACATAACAGCAGGTGAAGAGGTGCTCGTCCAAGTTGACGATGGATCACTTGCAAAGTCTATGATCAAAATTTTCAAGGACAAGCAAGACGGCTTATTCCACTTTTTTTGCATCAATGGTGCGCACCCTCCTCTGACTATCGATGAATCGTCAGTTATAAAAATGCACTTAATCAGCGCCATCATAAATCCATCCCGCTATTTGCCTGCGTGA
- the xisR gene encoding excisionase family protein: MTTAEKLDFRITPAEWFRGNLLAPIFGISSEAARKYRERGVWLDGKHYRKDPMGKYVFNRQAISNWMQERAT; this comes from the coding sequence ATGACAACCGCAGAGAAACTAGATTTTCGCATCACCCCCGCCGAGTGGTTTCGCGGGAATTTGCTTGCCCCTATTTTTGGCATCAGCAGCGAAGCAGCGCGGAAGTACCGCGAACGAGGGGTGTGGCTGGATGGCAAGCACTACAGAAAAGACCCAATGGGCAAGTACGTCTTCAACCGCCAGGCAATCTCCAATTGGATGCAGGAAAGGGCCACGTGA
- a CDS encoding Arm DNA-binding domain-containing protein has product MSKVLPRGVAKLPRGVELNGNQIRVSFQLHGQRCRETVPGVITIDKASIAYADNKRRAILTEIKEGRFDYAQHFPESAKAAALSGTDGPGTRRTVEEGVHRWLQVQLAKKATSTYVNYASKAKHVIAWAGPRRIADIGKSDLELFQAKLLKAGFAPKTVNDIFTVVRGVWGDAFQDGILRTNPLDRISNIERDDEIEFANPFTRDEMENIAVGDLGRMPDVRMLLFNCWAGLSLSEIIALAVEDVDLETGGVHVRRARVGVEYKVPKERSRIRFVEMITPAMELMRQILLDAASYPAGTLEIIQRDNISRKQERVTLLFRNSVSGIPWSGQNVSEWFTAHLKRSKVAHRGPNQCRHTFASQAISSYVPLEWVARQLGHADTTMVKKHYARWMPGNTKSMAKMVSEMMGFETV; this is encoded by the coding sequence GTGAGCAAAGTGCTGCCAAGGGGCGTCGCTAAACTACCCCGGGGTGTCGAGCTAAACGGCAATCAGATCCGAGTCTCATTCCAGCTGCATGGGCAGCGGTGTCGGGAGACCGTACCCGGGGTCATCACAATCGACAAGGCGTCAATCGCCTATGCCGACAACAAGCGCCGAGCGATCCTTACCGAGATCAAAGAAGGCCGCTTCGACTACGCCCAGCACTTCCCAGAATCAGCAAAGGCTGCGGCGCTCTCAGGCACTGACGGGCCAGGCACAAGGCGGACCGTTGAGGAAGGGGTGCACAGATGGTTGCAGGTTCAGCTGGCCAAAAAGGCCACCAGCACCTACGTCAACTATGCCAGCAAGGCGAAGCACGTTATTGCCTGGGCAGGACCACGGCGCATCGCCGATATTGGAAAGTCAGACCTAGAGTTGTTCCAAGCAAAACTATTGAAGGCAGGTTTTGCCCCAAAGACCGTCAACGACATATTCACTGTGGTTCGGGGAGTGTGGGGCGATGCCTTTCAGGACGGTATTCTGCGTACCAACCCGCTAGATCGCATAAGTAACATCGAACGCGACGATGAAATCGAGTTTGCCAACCCATTCACCAGGGACGAGATGGAGAACATTGCTGTTGGAGATCTGGGGCGCATGCCAGATGTGAGGATGCTCTTGTTCAATTGCTGGGCAGGCCTTTCGCTTTCGGAAATCATCGCGCTGGCCGTCGAAGATGTTGATCTTGAAACTGGAGGTGTACACGTCCGCCGCGCTCGCGTGGGTGTTGAGTACAAGGTACCAAAGGAACGATCGCGTATTCGCTTTGTCGAGATGATCACTCCGGCCATGGAGCTTATGCGTCAGATACTGCTCGACGCAGCGTCCTACCCTGCCGGCACGCTTGAGATCATCCAGCGGGACAACATCAGCCGAAAGCAGGAGCGGGTCACCCTGCTCTTCCGAAATTCGGTGAGCGGAATACCCTGGAGCGGCCAGAACGTCAGCGAGTGGTTCACCGCCCACTTGAAGCGCAGCAAGGTAGCGCACCGCGGCCCGAACCAATGCCGGCACACCTTCGCCAGCCAGGCTATTTCAAGTTATGTGCCACTGGAGTGGGTAGCGCGCCAGCTCGGGCACGCTGACACCACCATGGTGAAGAAGCACTACGCCAGGTGGATGCCCGGTAATACGAAAAGCATGGCAAAGATGGTGTCTGAAATGATGGGCTTCGAAACGGTCTAG